The Planctomycetota bacterium nucleotide sequence GGGGGGGGATGACGGTTGGGGTGGAGGGGGGGGGGGATGGTGGGGGTTTGGGAGAAGAATAAAAGGAAGGGGGTAAGTGGGTGTGGAGGTCGAGGCAGAGGAGGTCGCCGGCGGCGTCGCGGAGGTAGAGGCGGGCATGCGAGAGGACGGGGACGGTCCAGCATTTGCCGTTGATGACTTTGGCTTTAGAGATGGGGCGGAAGGCGTCGGGTTTGGCGGGGGCGGCGAGGAGTTCGCCGGTTTCGCTGAGGACGAGGAGTTTGTTATCGCTGATGAGGAGCGACCCGGCCCCCATGCCGGACTGGCGCCAGTTTTCCTTGCCGGTGGCCAGTTCCATGCAGACGAGTTCGGGCGGGGCGCCGGTGTGGGTGTTGCCGTCGAAGCCATAGACGTGTTCATCGAGGACGACGGAGGTGTTCATGTGATTGGCGAGGGAGCGGTTCTCGTAGACGCGCTGCATTTTGCCTGGGGCGATTTTCAGGAGGGTGCAGCCCTTGCCGTAGCCGGTCGAGAGGAAGACGGTTTGGCCGGTGATGATGGGCGTGGTGGCGTTGGTGTCGAAGGAGGTTTTCCATGGATACTGTGAGAGTTCGCGTCCGGTGGCGGCATCGAGGAGAACGAGGCCGAAGGAGTTGAGGACGGCGAGCCCGCGTTTGCCGTCGATATCGAAGGGTGCGGGGGTCGAGTAGGCGGGCTTGTATTCGGTGGATCGCCAGACGGGTTTGCCGCTGTTGCGATCGAGCGCGATGGTTGGGCCGGCCTGATAGACGACGTTGTCGCCGTCGATGAGGGGGGAGGAGGTGAAGCCCCATGCGGGGGGTTTGCGTGCGCCGGTGAGCTTGCGAAGATCGCTGGCCCAGAGGACTTTGCCGTTGGCCGCGTCGAGGCAGAGCAGGGCGCCTTCTTTGCCGACGGTGTAGACCTTGCCATCGCTGACGGCGGGGGTCGCGCCCGGGCCGCCTTCGTGCATGTTCGCCACGAGGTCGGCGGGGTAGGCGTGCTTCCAGATTTCCTTGCCGCTCGCGGCGTCGAAGCAGTAGACGGTTTCCTGCCCGCCGGCGTTGCCCATGACGTACACCCGCTCGCCGACGACGGCGAAGGAGCCGAAGCCGACGCCGATGTTCGCTCTCCATAGCACGGGCGGACCGCCGCCGGGCCAGTTGGCGTTCCATCCGACTTCGCGGCTGATGCCGTCATGCTCCG carries:
- a CDS encoding PQQ-binding-like beta-propeller repeat protein — translated: MGHVGLESVPTHGAGERLRSLTDLLRSGVVRIERAFNNRGMTRHLITVAVLVVFSGLGLPAGAAEGIDWPCWRGPEHDGISREVGWNANWPGGGPPVLWRANIGVGFGSFAVVGERVYVMGNAGGQETVYCFDAASGKEIWKHAYPADLVANMHEGGPGATPAVSDGKVYTVGKEGALLCLDAANGKVLWASDLRKLTGARKPPAWGFTSSPLIDGDNVVYQAGPTIALDRNSGKPVWRSTEYKPAYSTPAPFDIDGKRGLAVLNSFGLVLLDAATGRELSQYPWKTSFDTNATTPIITGQTVFLSTGYGKGCTLLKIAPGKMQRVYENRSLANHMNTSVVLDEHVYGFDGNTHTGAPPELVCMELATGKENWRQSGMGAGSLLISDNKLLVLSETGELLAAPAKPDAFRPISKAKVINGKCWTVPVLSHARLYLRDAAGDLLCLDLHTHLPPSFYSSPKPPPSPPPSTPTVIPP